The DNA window AGGCCATCAACGACGTCCTGGTGGCCAAGGCGCGGGAGGGCAAATTCGTCGTCCGACTCAAGGGCGGCGACCCCTATGTCTACGGCCGCGGCTTCGAGGAACTGCAGGCCTGCGTGGCCGCCGGTGTGCCGGTCACCGTGGTGCCCGGGATCAGCAGCTCGATCGCGGCGCCTGCCTCGGCCGGTATCCCGGTCACCCATCGCGGGGTCACCCACGAGGTGGTCATCGCGTCGGGACACGTACCGCCCGGACATCCCGATTCACTCATCGACTGGGCGGCGCTGGCCAAGCTGCGCGGGACGCTGGTGCTGATGATGGCGGTCGAGCGGGTCGAGGTGTTCGCCGACGCCCTCCTCGACGGCGGACGTCCGCCCGCCACGCCGGTCGCGATGATCGAGAACGGCTCACTGCCCACCCAGCGGGTGTTGCGCACCGATCTCGCGCACGCCGGCGAGGTTGCCGCGCAGGAAGGACTGCGGCCGCCGGCCATCGTCGTCATCGGCGAGGTCGCCGGCTTCACCGACGCCGCCGGCTGACCCCCGGATAGGCACGCAGTGGAACAAGCGATCAGAACAATGAGGATTGGCATATGACCGCCGTCGCCCGGTAGCGTCGTCCGTTATGGCGACATCCGGAACGTGGCAGCATCACGCGCCCACGGCTGGCCCGGAGTACCGCAAAGTGTTCGGTCCCGCGATCCTCGTGCTGTCCGGGATGCAGTTGCTCATGGTGCTCGACGGCACGGTCGCGGCGCTCGCCCTCCCGCGCATCCGGGAGGCCCTCTCGCTGTCGGAGGCCGGCGCCAACTGGATCATCAGCAGCTATGTTCTCGCCTTCGGCGGCCTCATGCTGCTCGGTGGGCGTCTCGGCGACACCTTCGGCCGCAAACGCATGTTCATCGTCGGCGTGTGGGCGTTCACCCTTACCTCGCTGCTCTGCGGGGTCGCGCAGAACGAGGCGATGCTCATCGTCGGACGCGCCCTGCAGGGCGCATCGGCGGCAATCGCCGCGCCGACTGCGATGGCGCTGGTGGCGACCACCTTCGCACCCGGCAAGCCGCGCAGTCAGGCGTTCGCGATCTACGCCGCGATGACCGGTGTCGGGTCGGTGGCCGGACTCATCCTCGGAGGCGTCCTGACCGAGGTGTCGTGGCGGCTGGTGTTCCTCATCAACGTCCCGATCGGCATCATCGTCGCCTTCGGCGCGATGCTGGTGCTGCGTGAGGCGCAGGGTGAGCGGCTGTCGCTGGACATCCCGGGCGCGGTCCTCGGCACGCTCGGGTGCACGCTGCTGGTCCTGGCCGTCAACGAGGGCCCCAACGGCTGGGGACGGCCGATCGTGGTCGGTTCGTTCGTGCTCGGTGCCCTCGCGCTGATCGCCTTCGTCGTCGTCGAACGGCGCGCGGCCAACCCGATCCTCCCATTCTCTCTGTTCGACAACACCAGTCGGGTCGCCGCGCTGGTGGCCATCCTGCTGGCCAGCATGATCATGATGTGTATGGCGGTGTTCATATCGCTGTACCTGCAGGGCATTCTCAAGTACTCACCCATCCAGAGCGGTCTGGCCGTGGTGCCGTTCGCCTTCGGGCTCGGGATCGCCGCCGCCATCGCCTCCAAGGTGTCGCTGATGATCCAGCCGCGCTGGCTGGTGCTGACCGGCGGGGCGGTCATCCTCGCCGGGTGTCTGTACGCGGCGTCGATCGCCACCGACATGCCCGGGTACTTCCCGAACATCGCGCTGCCGGTCGTGGTCATCGGGTTCGGCGTCGGCCTGGCCGTCATCCCGTTGACGCTGTCGGTGGTGGCGGGGGTGGGACCCAACGAGATCGGTCCGCTGACCGCGCTGGCTCAGGTTGCCCAGAACCTCGGTGGCGCCATCGGCCTCGTCGCGGTGGGCGCCATGGTGACCTCACGCGCCCTTTCGCAGGGTGGCACCACCGGCCCGGTGGAAGACATGAATCCCGCACAGCTGGCCGCGCAGGCCGACGGCTACGGTCTCGCCTTCGCCTGCTGCGCCGGGATCGCCGTGCTCGCCGCGGTCGTGGTGATGTTCATGCGCTTCACCCCGGAACAGGTCGCCGAGGGCCAGGCCGCCCAGGAGGCCGCCGACGCCGGACTCGACGCCGATCCCGGACAACATCGCTGAATCGTCCTGTCTGCTGACCGCCGCCGGGCCGGTGGCCGGTGCGGCCCTCACATCCGGACGTGCCGTAGCCCGACGGCAAGGCGACGCAGCTCGTATCGGGCAGGCCGAAGTCGTCCGGACGTCAGGGTGAGTCCGGCGTCGCGGGCGATCGTCTCGACCACCTCGTGGACGGAGAGGTCGTCGGTGTCGATGTGGGTGGCGAAACGATCGGTGGCAAGTGCCGAGACACACCGGTCGATCTGTGCCATCGCCCACGATTCCGATCGGCCGGTCATCCGGGCGGCCAGATGGCCGCTGCGTACCGACAATCGTCGCCGCAACGTGTCGGGCGACGCGGTCAGCGCGTAATGCCGGACGTCGACGCCGGATGCCGCCAACCCGGCCATGACCTCGTCGAAGTAGGCCGGTTTCACCAAGGTCATCGGCACGATGACCGGCCCGTCCGACACCGACACCGCGTCGGTGAGGGTCGCGACAACTGCGCTACGCCACTGCGGGCGGTCCTGGAAGTCGCCACGCGCCGACGCAGGCAGCATCTTGTGGATGCCGAAGCCGATGAGTTCTGGGTCGGCGACGTGTGATGTGTGCACGCGTCTGTGCAGTTCGAATGCGGTGTGTGTCTTACCGGCGCCGAACGCCCCGTTGATCCAGACCAGCACGGTGCCCAGCGTAGCCGTCGTGGGAGCGGTCTCAGGCTTCGGTGAGAACGACTATCTGGTCGTCGCGCACGATCTCCACCCGCTGGCCGGCGTCGGTGAGCACCGCCGCCAGACCGTTGACGTCACGAACGTTGCGTCGGGTGCGGACGAGTTCGCGGGCAACGAGTCCTTTGTGGTGCTTGTTGAAGTGGCTCACCACTTTTCGCGTGCCGTCGGGTTGCTCGGTCATCACCGTCGCGGTCACCGCACCACGCACCGGGCCGAGCTGGAGGTAGGCGCCGGAACGGAGATCCACGACGAAGTCGTCGACGGCGTCGAGCGCATCGGACAGCTCCGGTTTCCACACCGAGGTCAGCGTTGGCATCGCCGGCAGCTTGGAGCCGCCAGAGAGCCGATAGGCGGGAATCATGTCGCCTGCCCGCACCACCCCGAAGAGCGCCGACCCGATGGCCAGACGATCGGCCGCCTTGCTCTTGGCCGCCCGGGTCAGCGAGGCGTGGTCGAGGGCGTCGTAGAGCACGCCGGTGTAGCGCTCGACGGCCGGCCGGGTTGGGGCGAGCCAGAGGTCGGCGTTGCGGTCGATCTCGGCGAGCTGCGTGACCCCGAGTCCCAGGGCGGCGCGACTGGCGTCCAGATCGGTGGCCAACTCGACGATGGCCTCACCGAGGCGCTTGCGGATCGGGTTCAGTTCGGTGAACGAGAGGGTGTCGAGGTCCAGTGGGGCACCACGCCCGCCGTCGGACTTGGTCTCGGAGGGAGGGAGGATGACGAGCACCGCACCACCCTAGCCAGTGGTCCGTCGCAGAAATATGCGCCGGTCGCTCCACCGGATACCGGTCACCTCCTTCTGAGACAGGCCACTAGACTCCACAGTCGTGATCACACGCATGTCGACCCTGTTTCTGCGGACCCTGCGCGACGACCCGGCTGATGCCGAGGTACCCAGCCACAAGCTGCTGGTCCGCGGCGGTTACGTGCGCCGCGCCGCGCCTGGGGTGTACACCTGGCTGCCGCTGGGACTGCGGGTGCTCAAGGCGATCGAGAACGTGGTGCGCGAGGAGATGGACGCCATCGGTGCGCAGGAAATCCTGCTGCCGGCGCTGCTGCCGCGCGACCCGTATGAGACCACCGGCCGCTGGACCGAATACGGCGACGCCCTGTTCCGTCTCAAGGACCGCAAGGGTGCCGACATGTTGCTCGGCCCGACCCACGAGGAGCTGTTCGCCAACCTGGTGAAGGGTGAGTACTCGTCGTACAAGGACCTGCCGGTCATCCTGTATCAGATTCAGACGAAGTACCGCGACGAGGAACGCCCACGGGCCGGGATTCTGCGCGGACGTGAGTTCGTGATGAAGGACGCCTACTCCTTCGACCTCGACGACGACGGACTCAAGGTCTCCTATCAGGCGCACCGCGAGGCCTACCAGCGACTCTTCGCACGGCTCGGCGTGAAGTACGTGATCGTCGCCGCCACCTCCGGCGCGATGGGCGGCAGCGCGTCCGAGGAGTTCCTGGCCGAGAGCGAGGTCGGCGAGGACACCTTTGTGCGGTGCCTGGAATCGGGGTACGCGGCGAACGTGGAGGCGGTCATCACGCCTGCGCCCGAACCGATCCCGTTCGACGGACTGCCCGTGGCGACGACCTACGACACCGGTGACACGCCGACCATCGACACGCTGGTCGCCTGGGCCAACGATGCTCTGGACGGCGAGTTCACCGGCGCGGACACGCTGAAGAACGTGCTGGTGAAGGTGCGTGAACCGGGTGGCGACTGGGAACTGCTCGGTGTAGGTGTCCCCGGTGACCGGGAAGTGGATTTCAAACGCCTCGAGGCGTCCGTCGAACCCGCCGAGGTGGAGTTGCTCACCGAGGCCGACTTCGCCGCCAACCCCTTCCTCGTCAAGGGTTACATCGGACCGAAGGGATTGCAGGACAACGGGGTTCGCTACCTCGTCGACCCGCGGGTCGTCGACGGCACATCGTGGATCACCGGTGCCGACGAACCCGGCAAACATGTCGTGAACCTCGTCGCCGGTCGCGATTTCACGCCCGACGGCACCATCGAGGCAGCCGAGGTTCGCGACGGCGACCCGTCGCCGGACGGCAAGGGTCCGCTGGTGTCCGCCAAGGGAATCGAGATCGGCCACATCTTCCAGCTCGGCCAGAAGTACACCGACGCCTTCGAGGTGGACGTCCTCGGTGAGAGCGGCAAACCGGTACGTCTGACGATGGGGTCCTACGGGGTCGGGGTGTCCCGACTGGTGGCGGTCATCGCCGAGCAGTGCCACGACGACAAGGGCCTGCGGTGGCCGCGCGAGGTGGCCCCGTTCGCCGTGCACCTGGTGATCGCGAACAAGGACGACGCCGCCGTCACCGGTGCGGGCGAACTCGCCGAGGACCTCGATGCCGCCGGCGTGTCGGTGCTGCTCGACGACCGCAAGGCGTCACCCGGGGTGAAGTTCAAGGACGCCGAACTCCTCGGCATGCCCACCGTCGTCGTGGTGGGACGCGGATATGCCAACGGCACCATCGAGATTCGCGACCGCTTCACCGGCGAGACCACCGAGGTGGCCGTGGACAGTGCCGTCGACGCGATCGTCGCGGCGACCCGCGGCTGAGACGCGGCACCGTCTCACTCGCCTCCGTCAACCGCGTCAACCAGGTGACGCGGAAGCGGGTCAGCGCGTGCGGCTGCCCGGAAAGGCCAGCGTCACCGGCGACATGTTGAGTGCGGCCCGCCAGTACGCGATCCGCCCGGCCGACTCGGTCAGTCCGTCGACACCGGTGCCGCGCAGCGCCGCGGAGTCCCCGCGTTCGATGAGCGATCGGTAGGCGACGGCGCAGTCGGTCTCGGCCGCGAGCGCAGCCCGCGCCGACGACACCGGATCGGTCACGTTGACCGGCAGGGTGTAGCCGGCCGCGGCCGGCGGCGGCGTGTCACCTGCGGCCACGATGGCCGCGTTGATCTCGTCGCGTCGTGCGCGGTGTGCGGCAAGTTGATCGGCGATCGTGGAGCGCCTGGCGGCCGACACATAGGCGCTGATGACGCCATAGGTGAAGATCGCCGCGTTCTCCGCATCCGCGACGGCGTTGCGGGCATCGGACGTCTCGCTCACGACAACTGCACCTCGATCATCGATGTCACCGACGCACTGACCGCGCCGGCGAGACCCGCCGGATACCCGCTGTGCGCCACCGCCGTGTCCCGGGCCTGACGCGCGGAGGCGCGCAGCTGGCCACGCAGTCCGTCGACCGACATCGTCGAGGTCGGATCGCCGCCGCCCGGTGCCGGCGTGACGCTCCCCGAGGCCGGTGTGTCCAGCTGAGCCGCGGTGTCGCGGTGTAACCGGGTGATCTCCTCGCGCAGGGCCCGGGCATGCGCGCCACGCTGATCGGCGACCACGGTCAGCGCCGCGGAGTAGGTGGGGTTGGTGGCCGTCATCCCGCGCGCGGTGGTCTCGTCGGCGAGTGCGGTGCGCGCCAACGGAATCAGTGCCTGCGCGGTCAGCTGCTGTGGGTCCGGCCCGTCGTCACCGCAGGCGGACACACCGGCCAGCGCAACACCGGCGGTCACGGCGAGACCGCCGCGTAGGACGGCTCGTCGGCTGAGGGCTTGTCTCACCCGACACATGATGCCAGTTGCACGATGGTCACCGGCGCCGGGTGAATCCACTACGATGTGATCCAGCGTTGTGGCCGACCGCCGCGACCGGCAGTGTCCACAACCGACGAGCGCACGCCGCAGGACCCACAAGTGAAGACGAGGAGAGTGACATGCCGATCGGTTCGCCCGAACTGAACGACCTCGTCGAAAAGGTGGTCACCGACCGGGGTTTCGACCTCGAGGACGTGGTCGTCCGGCGCCGTGACGGGCGCGATGAGTTCTCGGTCGTCGTCGACCGTGACGGGGGAAGCGACCTCGACGTCCTCGCCGAACTGAGCACCGAGATCGGTGAGGTGCTCGACGCCGTACCCGCGCTTGCCGACGCCGCCTACACACTCGAGGTCACCTCACCCGGGATCGACCGCCCGCTCACCGCACCACGCCACTGGCGCCGGGCACTCGGACGCCGGGTCCGGATCGAGCGCGACGGGTCAGACGCCGTCGTCGGGCGCGTCGGGCAGGTATCCGGGGACGACGTCGCGATCGTCGTCAACCACAAGGGCCGCCTCGCCGTCGAGACGGTCGGCTTCGACTCGGTGACGCGGGCCGTGGTTCAGGTGGAGTTCTCCCGCCCGAGCGTCGCGGAACTCGAGATGTGCGGCCTCGGTCCCGACGAGATCGCCGCCCGCCGCGCCGACGCCGGACACTAGGCGAGACCGACCGGACCCAAGCGACACACCTGACCATGCGACACAAATGAATACGACAGCCGACAAGTGAATAGGAGCGCAGCCCGCATGAACATCGACATCAACGCCCTTCGGATGATCGAGGCCGACAAGGGAATCTCGATCGACACCGTCATCACCGCGATCGAGACGGCCCTGCTGACGGCCTACCGGCACACCGAGGGATTTGCGCCCCACGCCCGCATCGATGTGAACCGCAAGACCGGTGCCGTGCGCGTGATGGCTCAGGAACTCGACGACAACGGCGACGTCGTGCACGAGTGGGACGACACGCCGGAAGGCTTCGGGCGCATCGCCGCGACCACCGCCCGCCAGGTCATCCTGCAGCGCCTGCGCGACGCGGAAAACGAGAAGAACTTCGGCGACCTGGTGACCCACGAGGGCGAGATCGTCGGCGGCGTGGTCCAGCAGGACGCCCGGGCCAATGCGCGCGGGATGATCGTGGTGCAGATCGGCAGTGACGCCAACAGCACCGAGGGAATCATCCCGCCCGCCGAGCAGGTCCCAGGGGAGAGCTACACCCACGGCGACCGCATCAAGTGCTACGTGGTCGGTGTCTCCCGCGGGGCCCGCGGCCCGCAGATCACGCTGTCGCGAACCCACCCGAACCTCGTCCGCAAACTGTTCTCGCTCGAGGTGCCCGAGATCGAGGACGGGTCGGTCGAGATCGTGGCCGTCGCGCGTGAGGCCGGACACCGGTCCAAGATCGCGGTCCATACCGGGGTGGCCGGACTCAATGCGAAGGGCGCGTGCATCGGCCCGATGGGACAGCGCGTCCGCAATGTGATGAGCGAGCTGGCGGGGGAGAAGATCGACATCATCGACTTCGACACCGATCCGGCCGTCTTCGTCGGGAATGCACTCTCGCCCGCGAAGGTTGTGTCCGTCAGTGTGGTCGACCCGACCGCCAAGGCCGCCCGCGTGGTGGTCCCCGACTACCAGTTGTCGCTGGCGATCGGCAAGGAAGGGCAGAACGCCCGCCTCGCCGCCCGACTCACCGGGTGGCGTATCGACATCCGGTCCGACGCCGATCCCGCGCCGGAGTCCGACGTGGCCGCACAAGCGCGGTGACGGCCGATTGTCCCGGACGGACCGATGCAGGCTAGACTGATCGATGGTTCAGCGAAAGTCGTCGGCACCACCCGGTGCCGACCGACATGATCGTCCCGCCCGCCGCGGGCCCGTCCGGACATGTATCGGATGCCGGCAGCGGGCGCAGGCCTCGGAACTGGTCCGGATCGTTGCGGAAGTACGTGACGACTCGCCGGTGATCGTGGTCGATCCAGCGAAGACCATGCCGGGACGTGGCGCCTGGTTGCATCCCCGCGCGGACTGCGTGTCCGCGGCGATGCGACGCAGAGCGTTTGCTCCGGCACTTCGGGTGCACGGCCTGGCCGTGGACCCGAGCGACCTCACCGAACAGCTCGGCGTGGTCACCGACACAGAAGGCTCCGCCCGGAGCCGGAACAGGTAGCAGAAGACATGAGCACACCGTGAAGTCTCCACGATGAGCACGTTTCGGACGTAAACCGAGGTCGTAGCGGGCAGCCCGCTCGACCTCCAAGTGAGGAGAGCAGTGGCAGGCAAGGCCCGCGTGCATGAATTGGCCAAAGAACTCGGCGTGACGAGCAAGCAGGTGCTCGAGCGGCTGAAGGAACAGGGCGAATTCGTCAAATCAGCGTCGTCGACAGTGGAGGCCCCCGTGGCCCGTCGACTCCGCGAATCCTTCCCCCAGAAAGACGGGGGTTCCCCCAAAGACGGCGGTCAGCCGTCCCCATCCGGAGCCAAGCCCGGCCCACGTGCCACCGGCTCCGCACCCAAGCCCGGCGCGTCGGCGCGTCCGGCTCCCGGTCCCAAACCCGGCGCACCCAAGCCCGCACCGGTTGCCGAGGCACCGGCCCCCACGCCGGCACCGGCTCCGGCCGCCCCGGCCCCTGCGGCTCCCGCCCCGGCGGCTGCCGAGGCGACCCCGGCCAGTGCACCGGCCGCCCAGGCGGCTCCGGCGCCGACGGCCAAACCGGCCGGCGGTGCCGCTCCGGGTCCGCGCCCCGGCCCCAAGCCGGGTCCGCGCGCACCTCGCGTCGGCAACAATCCCTACTCGTCGGCTCCGGCTCCCGCGCCGCGTCCGGCACCCCGTCCCGGCCCCGGCCAGGGCGGACCCCGCCCCGGCGGCGGCCGTCCCGCGCCCGGTCAGGGCGGTCCGCGACCCGCTGCGGGACGCGGCGCCCCAGGTCAGGGTGGGCCTCGCCCCAGCCCCGGCAGCATGCCACCGCGCCCCAACCCGGGCGCGATGCCCAGCCGTGCCGCACGTCCCGATGCCGGTCGTCCCGGTCGCGGCGGACCGGGTGGCG is part of the Gordonia bronchialis DSM 43247 genome and encodes:
- a CDS encoding DHA2 family efflux MFS transporter permease subunit; amino-acid sequence: MATSGTWQHHAPTAGPEYRKVFGPAILVLSGMQLLMVLDGTVAALALPRIREALSLSEAGANWIISSYVLAFGGLMLLGGRLGDTFGRKRMFIVGVWAFTLTSLLCGVAQNEAMLIVGRALQGASAAIAAPTAMALVATTFAPGKPRSQAFAIYAAMTGVGSVAGLILGGVLTEVSWRLVFLINVPIGIIVAFGAMLVLREAQGERLSLDIPGAVLGTLGCTLLVLAVNEGPNGWGRPIVVGSFVLGALALIAFVVVERRAANPILPFSLFDNTSRVAALVAILLASMIMMCMAVFISLYLQGILKYSPIQSGLAVVPFAFGLGIAAAIASKVSLMIQPRWLVLTGGAVILAGCLYAASIATDMPGYFPNIALPVVVIGFGVGLAVIPLTLSVVAGVGPNEIGPLTALAQVAQNLGGAIGLVAVGAMVTSRALSQGGTTGPVEDMNPAQLAAQADGYGLAFACCAGIAVLAAVVVMFMRFTPEQVAEGQAAQEAADAGLDADPGQHR
- a CDS encoding AAA family ATPase; the protein is MLVWINGAFGAGKTHTAFELHRRVHTSHVADPELIGFGIHKMLPASARGDFQDRPQWRSAVVATLTDAVSVSDGPVIVPMTLVKPAYFDEVMAGLAASGVDVRHYALTASPDTLRRRLSVRSGHLAARMTGRSESWAMAQIDRCVSALATDRFATHIDTDDLSVHEVVETIARDAGLTLTSGRLRPARYELRRLAVGLRHVRM
- the yaaA gene encoding peroxide stress protein YaaA gives rise to the protein MLVILPPSETKSDGGRGAPLDLDTLSFTELNPIRKRLGEAIVELATDLDASRAALGLGVTQLAEIDRNADLWLAPTRPAVERYTGVLYDALDHASLTRAAKSKAADRLAIGSALFGVVRAGDMIPAYRLSGGSKLPAMPTLTSVWKPELSDALDAVDDFVVDLRSGAYLQLGPVRGAVTATVMTEQPDGTRKVVSHFNKHHKGLVARELVRTRRNVRDVNGLAAVLTDAGQRVEIVRDDQIVVLTEA
- a CDS encoding proline--tRNA ligase — its product is MSTLFLRTLRDDPADAEVPSHKLLVRGGYVRRAAPGVYTWLPLGLRVLKAIENVVREEMDAIGAQEILLPALLPRDPYETTGRWTEYGDALFRLKDRKGADMLLGPTHEELFANLVKGEYSSYKDLPVILYQIQTKYRDEERPRAGILRGREFVMKDAYSFDLDDDGLKVSYQAHREAYQRLFARLGVKYVIVAATSGAMGGSASEEFLAESEVGEDTFVRCLESGYAANVEAVITPAPEPIPFDGLPVATTYDTGDTPTIDTLVAWANDALDGEFTGADTLKNVLVKVREPGGDWELLGVGVPGDREVDFKRLEASVEPAEVELLTEADFAANPFLVKGYIGPKGLQDNGVRYLVDPRVVDGTSWITGADEPGKHVVNLVAGRDFTPDGTIEAAEVRDGDPSPDGKGPLVSAKGIEIGHIFQLGQKYTDAFEVDVLGESGKPVRLTMGSYGVGVSRLVAVIAEQCHDDKGLRWPREVAPFAVHLVIANKDDAAVTGAGELAEDLDAAGVSVLLDDRKASPGVKFKDAELLGMPTVVVVGRGYANGTIEIRDRFTGETTEVAVDSAVDAIVAATRG
- a CDS encoding ferritin-like domain-containing protein: MSETSDARNAVADAENAAIFTYGVISAYVSAARRSTIADQLAAHRARRDEINAAIVAAGDTPPPAAAGYTLPVNVTDPVSSARAALAAETDCAVAYRSLIERGDSAALRGTGVDGLTESAGRIAYWRAALNMSPVTLAFPGSRTR
- the rimP gene encoding ribosome maturation factor RimP → MPIGSPELNDLVEKVVTDRGFDLEDVVVRRRDGRDEFSVVVDRDGGSDLDVLAELSTEIGEVLDAVPALADAAYTLEVTSPGIDRPLTAPRHWRRALGRRVRIERDGSDAVVGRVGQVSGDDVAIVVNHKGRLAVETVGFDSVTRAVVQVEFSRPSVAELEMCGLGPDEIAARRADAGH
- the nusA gene encoding transcription termination factor NusA, which produces MNIDINALRMIEADKGISIDTVITAIETALLTAYRHTEGFAPHARIDVNRKTGAVRVMAQELDDNGDVVHEWDDTPEGFGRIAATTARQVILQRLRDAENEKNFGDLVTHEGEIVGGVVQQDARANARGMIVVQIGSDANSTEGIIPPAEQVPGESYTHGDRIKCYVVGVSRGARGPQITLSRTHPNLVRKLFSLEVPEIEDGSVEIVAVAREAGHRSKIAVHTGVAGLNAKGACIGPMGQRVRNVMSELAGEKIDIIDFDTDPAVFVGNALSPAKVVSVSVVDPTAKAARVVVPDYQLSLAIGKEGQNARLAARLTGWRIDIRSDADPAPESDVAAQAR
- a CDS encoding YlxR family protein, which codes for MVQRKSSAPPGADRHDRPARRGPVRTCIGCRQRAQASELVRIVAEVRDDSPVIVVDPAKTMPGRGAWLHPRADCVSAAMRRRAFAPALRVHGLAVDPSDLTEQLGVVTDTEGSARSRNR